The genomic stretch TCTCTTCCTTGCAAACCAGGCGGCTCCGCACTGCGTTCCCGGCAGTTGGGCATTGCTCCCTGCCCCAGCGCGGTCTCTGCAGCTTCCGCGGCCCCGCACCCCGCGGGCACCGGTTCTGGGCCTCTCCGCGTCTGCTACGAAGTCCCCGGAGCTCCTTGGATGCGGGAAGTTTCTCTCGTCCTCCTCACACACATTCGGTCGGGCAGCTTGTCCGCCAGGACGTAGGCAGGGCTTCTCCCGCGTCCAGAACGACTGGGCATTGCCCCCAGTTTCCCCCAAATTTGGGCATTGTCCCCGGGTCTTCCAACGGACTGGGCGTTGCCCCCGGACGCTGGGGACTGCCCCGGGGTCTCGCTCACCTTCAGCGCGCCTACCGCCCGCCGCAGATCGCTCGCTCGCTGCCTCGACTCCTCCGCGCCCGCGGACGCAGCCTTCGGCCTCCAGCCTCGCGGTGAGCTCCCCGCCGCCTCGCGTCCGGGCCTGGCTCCCAAACCCACCCGCCGCCGTCCCGCCGTCCCGAGCGGCTGCTGGGGACACCGGCATGGGGCGCGGGAGCCGTGCGGCGGGCCAGCCCCTCGGCCGCCCCGCGCGCTGGGTCGAGCCCCGGAGACCCGCGCCGCTTTCCTTTGCTCTGTGCAAAGATCACAACGGGGGTTAAGCGCCTCGGCGACCTCCAAGCGGGGCCGGCAGGGCGCAGGGCAGGAGGGACGCGGAGGAGAGGCGCACCCCCGCTCAGGCGGCGCGGCGCCTCCAGCCGCCCGGGCGCCTCCAGCCGCCCGGCGGAGGACTCGGGTAGGCGCGCGCCGAGCGCGGGAGACGTGATTGATGGCGGAGCGAGGGGGCGAGCCGGCCTGTGGCTTCCGCCGCCTGCAGCCCCTTCCCCTTGGAGAGGCGCGCGTGGTCGGGGCTCCTggggcgggcggggcgcggggACTCGTGCGTGGTTTTGacttggtaaaaagaaaaaaatcacaccgACTTCTTACATCGTCCAAACCCTCTAGGAGATGGTTTCCCCAGACCCTCAAATGACCGTGGTGGCCCCCGGGGCTGAACCCGAATCTACGCAAGTCCAACGCATAGAGGACAGGGGAACCATTATCCGGATATTTTGGGTGGGCCCCAAAGGCGAGCTGCTTAGACGCACCCCGGTGAGCTCGGCCATTCAGGTAGGATTTGAACGACGTTTCCCCGCCCTGCTCGTCTCGCCCCTGGCACACAGGCGCAGCCCGGGCCGGCCCCATGCCTGGCCCGGCTGACCCTCTCCACGTTCCGCACCTGGCGTCCGCCGAGGCTCCTCCCCGGTTCCCGTGCGGCACCGGGGGGCGCTCGGGCTCCGGCTGCAGCTCGAGGTGCTGCGCCTGCTCGGGCAGGTGGAGGCTGCGCGCCTCGCCCGCGCCCAGAGACTCCCCACTTCCCCAGCAGGTCCCCGGCGGGACTCGGGGACCCGCCACCTGGGCCCGCACACACAGGGCACCCTCGCCGCCTAGCCCCTCGGTGGGGCGCGGGGATCCGGCCGTCGCTAGGGCATGTGACGCCGCCCACCCTGGTCGTCCCGGGTCCCCCGTGTACTGTGTCGGGGCTCTGGCACCCCGGAACCTCAGACAGGGCCCCCAAACACTTTAGAATAGTGATTCTAGATTTCTTTCGAACTCTGAGGATCCCTGCCCCCACTCCAATCTCGTCCCCGCGCACCCCACAGCCCCCCCCTCACCGCTGCCCCCCGGGACCCCAAGCCTGGCCCCCCCTTGGCTCGAGTTGCAGAGGCGGTTCGGGGGCGGGGCGAGGACCCCTCGAGCGCCCATTGGCGCGGGCACTCGGCCAGCGGGGCCCGAGCGGGCGCCGAGCCGCGGGTGGCTCGACTATAAGAGCCGGGCGTTGGCGCCCAGAGTTCGCCTGCTCTCCGGCGGAGCTGCGTGAGGCCAGGCAGGCCCCCGGCCCCCCCTTCCGGCCGCCCTCGCCTCCTGGCCCTCGCCCGCCAGCGCCTCCACCCGGCTGGCGGCCCCGCGTCGACGCCGTCCGCTGCGCTGCTGACCCCCATCTCGGGCGCCGTCGGCGGGGCCGCGCTCCGCCGGCCTGCGGATTCCCCGCCGCCTCCTCTTCGTCTACCTCAACGCCCGTCCCGCTTCGCCCGAGGAGGCGGTCCCCCCCGCAGGCAGTCCGGCTCGCAGGCCGCCGGCGTTGTCATCCCCCCGCGCTCCCCCCCGGCCCTCCCCCGGCGCGCAGCCCGGCCGCTCCCCCTCCTCGCTGCGTCCCGAGCGGCCCCGGCGCCGccaccgccacccccccccccgagGCCCGGGCTCGCGACGGCCGAGGGCTCCGTCGGCCCAAGCCGAGCTGGGCGCCCGCGGCCCGGGTGACGCCTCCGCTCCGCCCCCCTCAGCACCTTCCCCGGCCCCCGACGTTGCGCCCTTTCCTCGGCTTCTCTGCGCTCCCCGGCCCCTCTCCGGCCTCTGGTCCCGGCCCCCTGTCTTCTTCCGCAGCCTTCCCTTCGCTCCCTCCCGTCCCCCCCAGCTCCTTGCCTCCAACTCCCTCCCCTTCCACGCCCGCCCTCTCGCCTTCGCCGTCCCAAAGTGGATTAATTATACGCTTTCTGTTTCTCTGCGCTGCTCTCTCCCGCTGTGAGCCTGCCCGCCTCTCGCTGTCCTCTCTCCCTCTCGCCCTCTCTTCGGCCCCCCCTTTTCACGTTCACCCTGTCTCTCTCACTATCTCTGCCCCTCTCTGTCCTTGATACAACAGCTGACCTCATTTCCCGATACCCTTTCCCCCCCTAAAAGTACAACATCTGGCCCGCCCCGGCCCGCAGACAGCCCGTCCTCCCTAAAGAATCAGACAaaatttcccccccccccccaaaaaagccaTCCCCCCGTTCTGCCCCGTCGCACATTCGGCCCCCGCGACTCGGTCAGAGCGGCGCTGGCAGAGGAGTGTCCGGCAGGAGGGCCTTCGCCCGCTGTTCGGTTTGCAATACGCAGCAGGAAGGTGGGCGGCTCCGGTGCCGGCTTCCAGGTAAGCGGCGTGCGGGCCGGGcccggcggggcggcggggcccGGGCAGACGGGGCTGGGGTGCTGGCGGTCGCGTCCCCCGGGGCGAACCCCGCGCTCTCCCTCGCGCCGCGGAGGAAGGGgcgaggggtggggggcgggggagggactTGGGGAGCGCCGGGGGAGGTGTGAGCTCTGTGCACGCCGACTTCCTGGTCGCCTTGCGGGTGCAGGGGGCTGTTACTGAAAGTTTGTGATTTGTGCCGTGCGGGGGCAAAGGCGGgcgtgggcggggggtggggggggcggcggCCGTGTAATGAGAAGGGGCGCAAATCTCAGAAACCCACCCTGGTATGTTGACTCGTTGCCAGCAAGACCGAGAGAGGAAAACTGGGTGGGCGGGGCCAGGATGGAGCGAGGGGGGCCGAGTTGGCAAGAAAGTCCTGCCAGACGCCACATTCCCTCCGCGCCCCCCCCACCGCCTCCCTCTCCCGGTCCCCGACATTTCCAACCAGGAATCTGGGTGGAGGGGGGCTGGTCCAGAGCTCAGAGGGGCCCGGAATGGACCGTCCGGAGAGGGTAACTGCCCCTGCCCCCGTGGGCAGATGGAAGTTTCCATACAAGGAGGTGGAAAGCAGCCCCCTCcggaaccgcccccccccccccatttcctTGTGCCGAGATGGGCTGGGGGTGCAGGaggagcccccctcccccgccctggTACTTTGCTGAGAGACGCTAGGGCTAGCGGTTGGGGGTgcaggagaggaggggctggCCGGGAGGACGGAGGGGGCGGGAGCgaagggggcggggggagtggtcagctgggagcggggtgggggcagggtggagcCGGGGCTGGGAGGAGCCGGCCCAGACATAAAAGCTGAGGCACTGACCAGCCTGCAAACTGGACATTAGCTTCTCCTCGGaggcagccttccagactcctcctcctcctcatcctcctccagccccagcgAGCCTCCTGTCCAGCTGCAGGTAACAGCGGCTCTGGAGCCAGGACCCCGCTGCGCTGCGGCTCCCGCCCGCCGCAGCCCGCTTGGCTCCCGCCCGCCGCCCCTCActcagccccccacccctcctctctgcctctgtcccccacccctcctctgccCACTGGCTCACCTGGCCTGCGTGGCTGCCTGCCTCCTGTCCAGTCTCGGCTCTCCGCTGGTGTCCTGGACTGGACCCCACACCAAGTGGCTGGGCTTGCAGAAAGACGGAGTTGCCGCTGGGACAGCGGGAATTCCTAGCTGGCCAAATTTGTTTTCAGAATTTGGAGGGGGCGGCCGTGGGGCGGCGGGGAAGCAGGCTGGGGTTTCGTCCAGCGAGGGGTGGTGGGCGAGGTGGCCGTTTAGATCTTCCATGGAGCTGGCCCCTGCTCGTCAGGAGCTTAAGCGCGACTGAGTTTCCTCCTCAGTCCTCTCATTTCCTACACGATTTATTGCACCAAAATTCCAACAGGCAACAACCTTGCTCCAGGCTGGGAAGTCGTGTGCGGCTCAGCGCCCGTGTGTTCACTGGGTGCAGTGTCTGGGACGGACACATGTCGGCAGCCCACCCGGGCCCTTGCTTGAGTAGCCCAGGGTGCCACGGCTGAGGGGCGCCGGGCCGTGACTGTCCTCCCAGAAGGGGCTTGGAGCTGGGCCTGCCGAGGACAGGCTGGGAATGCCTGCCTGGGGGGCTTCCACCTTTTGCAGAGGCGGAAGTGGCTGCTGTGTCTAAAGGGAAGCCAAGATCCTTCCCCTTTACGGGGCCTATTTACCCCAGTCTTCAGCCTCGCAGCCTTGAGAGGGGGTGTGTCCTGAGGTGCATCTCTTCCCCCAGATGGGCCCTGAGGGAACCTGGTGTCTGGTCCCCCTgccccggggtggggtggggcctgacCTGCTCTCTTCAGCTCTCCGATTGGGGTTTGGCATCCCAAGAGGGGAGCGGCTCTGGTGTTCCTGGAAGGACTTTGAGGCCCTTGGCCATTGGGAGTGCGATGCAAGGCCTGGAAAGAACGCTTTTGGTTTTCGTGTGTGTTTTGGGGACCCCAGGGAAGACTGGGGTCCAGGGACTAAGAGACGCCGGAGAACGAGGCTCCCGGGAGCATGGCTGGCACCCTGTGCCAACCACCAGACCCTTGACCTTTGCTCACCAGCAGGCCGAGAAGTTGGGAAAGGCCGTCTGGGAGGGAGAGGCGTGGGGCCGGGACCCCCCGCCGTCGCATTGGGAGGGAGGCTGGTCCTCCTGGCGCCCTTGCCCGGCTGGGCCTCTGGGGTGCACATGTTCTGTGCTGGGGTGGGGCCCTCTGCCATCTTGGCTGGttcagggaggctcaagaagtgGCCACTGCCTTGTGCTGGCCCCGCCCCCATGACTTCATAGGATGGAGGCCAGGTCCAGTGTCCAGCACTGGCCCTTGCCGCTCTGGGTGTGGCCAAGCCTCGGCAATAATACGAGGGGGACAGTGATCCCCACGTGAAGGTACTGACCAGCACTTGGGGCCCATCAGAGAGGCTCCgcccccagcccttccctcctcGTGGGGTGATTTCTGCATCCCACCAGCCTCAACAGAGAAAGCTCTTGTTGTTCCTGTAATTAAAGCAATTAAGATTAAGGAGAAAGCCAGGCTTTAAGTCTGCAACTGGGCTTGGACTTAGAAGGTGGCTGGGCTTAGGGTCCCAAAGGGAGCAGCCGGCACGTCCTGGCTGAGCCATCCGGGGGTCTGCCGGAGGGCGGGCCGGCCCTGGGCGGGGTGGTGGGCTCACGCCTCTGTCTCTCCCGCAGACATCAATGGGGATCACAGCAGGAAAGTCGATGCTGGTGCTTCTTGCCTTCTTGGCCTTCGCCTCGTGCTGCTATGCTGCTTACCGCCCCAGCGAGACTCTGTGCGGCGGGGAGCTGGTGGACACCCTCCAGTTTGTCTGTGGGGACCGCGGCTTCTACTTCAGTGAGTAGCTCCCTGGGGCCAGGGGAGGGGTGGGCGCAGCAGGCCCCGTGTAGATGCTGGGGTCCTCCTCACGGTCCTCAGTCGCCTCTGCAGGCCCTCCAGCCTCCCTGGCTCGGGGGACTGGGCCCAGGCTTCTAGCCACACGACTCACAGTCAAGGGAGAATGGACAGGTGTGTCCACAAGTGGCCAGACCTGAAGCCGCAAGTGCGGGTGGGGTGTGGAGGGGGCTGAAGGCCCAGTTCCGGTGTGGCGGGGGGCGCAGACaacccttcccctcctgcttctCCCTGACCTGCCCACGGGCAGCTGTGGGCACTGGCTTCCCGCACCTTTTGTCCACGTCTTGGCGATGGGCACGTATCTGTGGACTCTTAGATGTGAGATGGAATCAAATGGGTTGAATGCCATTAAGAATAAAAGCACTTGTCACTGGGGGTGTGAGTGTGCGTGCTGGGGGGCACGTGGCTCCATCCACGAGGGGGGCCCGCTGCCCTGGTGGGAGGCAGAGGGCTCGGGGCCTGGGCGGGACCCACACTTGAGGGCGGCTCGTGGTGCAGCTGCCTGCCTGCTGGCCTGAGCGTTTGGGCTGGTTCTCATGGTTTCGGACCGGGGACGCCTGGCTGGGCACACGGACCCCTCTGCCCCCCTCCGCCCTGCGGCCCCGTGCTGCAGGGCGTGTCCCCGATGGAAGTGACCTCTCCTTCAGCGTGGGCTCTTGCCCTCACCCCCCGTAGTCTGGGCCTCCGGTTCTTTACTGTCAGGAGAGTTGGGAGAGTGCCCACGTGGTTTCCAGGGGAAATGGGGGAGCAGGGGCAGCCTGGCCCTCAGGGTGGGGCACGTGCGCTCCCTGGGCTCAGCCAGATGCCTCTCCGGGCCGTGGGGATTGGGGCGGGACACTGCTGGGACAGCCGGGCGAGGGCCGTGAGGCTCGAACCCGGCCCACCACGCCCACGAGGCACCTTCCTCCACAGCCTTTACTTACCCACCCTCTGAAATGGGCCGGAAACGCCCGTCTTGGCATGCCAGCGCTTCGCTCTGAAAAGCACACCCGCTTCTCCGCGCTTCCGAGGCCCCTGCTTGCCCTGGCTTCTCCCGTGGCCTCTCTCTCTGCCACCCTTGGGGGCAGGAAGTGGCACCGCAGCGCCTAGCGCTGGCCGGCCCTGGCACCAGGCTTGCCTCCCCGACGGGTGGGCTGGGCTGAGCCCCCGGCCCTTTTGACCCTGCAGCCGGACCCCTTACTGGGGGCTcccttcccgccccccccccacggACGCGGAAGGAGGGCGGGGACTTCGCGTGGCCGAGTCTGGAGCCgcggcggggggaggggagggcgggaAGAAAGGAGGGCGTGGTCTGTGCATCTCCTCACTCCTCGCCTCCcgtcctccccttcttcctcccatTCCGGCCGGTCTCAGCGGTGGCGTCTCCAGGGCTCCTGGTTGGCTCCGGGGTGGCAGCTGGGTCCCAGCCGGCCTTCGGGCCGGGCCCCCGGGGTCCCGGGACGCGGGGCCGGGGCCCACCTGACGTTCGGGGAGGAGGCGCAGGACGCCAGGGGCTGGCTCCGGTCACTCACGCTCACTGTCACCTCTGTCCTTTCTGGGCCCGCCTCttgcttccttcctcccctccaggctgcggCTGGCTGTGCCTGCAGGGCCGCCGGGGGTCCCGTCCcaagggtgggggcggggggctggccGAGGACCCCCGCCTCTGCCAGGTGCGGGCACTGACCTGTCCTGCCCTTCCTCCCTGGGGGACCGCCAGGCCGACCATCCAGCCGCATAAACCGACGCAGCCGTGGCATCGTGGAAGAGTGTTGCTTCCGAAGCTGCGACCTGGCCCTGCTGGAGACCTACTGTGCCGCCCCCGCCAAGTCCGAGAGGGATGTGTCTGCCTCTACGACCGTGCTTCCGGTAAGACAGCCCCCCAGCTCCA from Budorcas taxicolor isolate Tak-1 chromosome 25, Takin1.1, whole genome shotgun sequence encodes the following:
- the IGF2 gene encoding insulin-like growth factor II, with product MGITAGKSMLVLLAFLAFASCCYAAYRPSETLCGGELVDTLQFVCGDRGFYFSRPSSRINRRSRGIVEECCFRSCDLALLETYCAAPAKSERDVSASTTVLPDDFTAYPVGKFFQYDTWKQSTQRLRRGLPAFLRARRGRTLAKELEALREAKSHRPLIALPTQDPATHGGASSEASSD